One part of the Ranitomeya imitator isolate aRanImi1 chromosome 10, aRanImi1.pri, whole genome shotgun sequence genome encodes these proteins:
- the LOC138651127 gene encoding galactoside alpha-(1,2)-fucosyltransferase 2-like — protein MRRRWKIILHATILILILNTLHFLLVGKSGPFMTIHFTEKLPSQNRIIKEPTGMWTIDPIGRLGNLMGEYATLYALAKLNGHKAYVMPEMYWQLSKAFKITLPMIDQQKFEQIDWTNYPLHDWMAPEYKEIDFDVVRLQGYPCSWTFYEEVKDEILREFTFHNNIKEEAHKYLSRLQRGRGKVIFVGIHVRRGDYLTVMPNIWKGVVADKQYLQTAMDYFRKKYQNPLFIVASNGMDWCKENINTTLGDVHFSGDGEESSPLHDFALLVHCNHTIMTIGTFGYWAGYLSRGETIYLSNFTFPDSEFLKVFKYEAAFLPNWIGIPADLSPLENMTVDPTKK, from the coding sequence ATGAGAAGAAGGTGGAAAATCATCCTACACGCCACAATACTTATTCTCATTTTGAACACCCTACATTTTCTCCTCGTGGGAAAATCAGGACCTTTCATGACAATCCATTTTACCGAAAAGCTACCAAGTCAAAACAGGATCATCAAGGAACCTACGGGCATGTGGACAATAGATCCAATTGGACGACTCGGCAATCTAATGGGGGAGTATGCCACACTTTACGCCTTGGCAAAACTCAATGGCCACAAAGCTTATGTTATGCCTGAAATGTACTGGCAACTTTCAAAGGCTTTTAAGATTACGTTGCCTAtgatagaccaacaaaaatttgagCAAATTGATTGGACAAACTATCCTCTCCATGACTGGATGGCTCCAGAATACAAAGAAATTGACTTTGATGTCGTGCGGCTTCAGGGTTATCCTTGCTCATGGACGTTTTATGAAGAGGTGAAGGATGAAATTCTCCGAGAGTTCACATTTCACAACAACATTAAAGAAGAAGCACATAAATACCTCTCCAGGCTCCAGAGAGGACGTGGAAAGGTTATTTTTGTAGGTATTCACGTACGAAGAGGGGACTATCTGACCGTCATGCCCAATATATGGAAAGGGGTGGTAGCGGACAAGCAGTACTTACAGACGGCTATGGACTATTTCCGAAAGAAGTACCAAAATCCTTTATTTATAGTAGCCAGTAATGGGATGGACTGGTGTAAGGAGAACATTAACACAACATTGGGAGATGTCCACTTTTCTGGAGACGGTGAGGAATCTTCACCACTCCATGACTTTGCTCTATTGGTGCATTGCAACCACACCATCATGACAATAGGGACATTTGGATACTGGGCCGGATATTTGTCCAGAGGGGAAACTATTTACCTATCAAACTTCACTTTTCCAGACTCGGAGTTTCTTAAGGTTTTTAAATATGAAGCAGCTTTTCTTCCAAATTGGATCGGAATTCCTGCCGACCTATCGCCACTTGAAAACATGACGGTTGACCCGACGAAGAAATAA